In the genome of Sorangium aterium, one region contains:
- the otsB gene encoding trehalose-phosphatase, which translates to MDVLQWVERAAAAPSLLLATDFDGTISEITAVSGGAVAAPGALGALGALSRAPGTTVAIVTGRTIHDVAARTARCGAVWRVGEHGTEIAAPGGELVYLADAPTEALDALEREAEEAVRRVPALGIERKRCSIALHWRLVPAEARPAAFDALGAWEDAAARRGFVVMRGRSIHEARDAAHDKGRALAFLLARLPPGTLVVYAGDDTTDEPAIAHARAIGGVGVYIASSERPDTAVEPDLTLDGPKAWIAFLEALAARRGGVIGEAPRLA; encoded by the coding sequence ATGGACGTTCTTCAATGGGTCGAGCGTGCGGCGGCCGCGCCGTCATTGCTGCTCGCGACGGACTTCGACGGGACAATCTCCGAGATCACCGCGGTCTCGGGCGGGGCGGTGGCGGCGCCGGGCGCCCTCGGGGCGCTGGGGGCGCTCTCGCGGGCGCCTGGCACGACCGTGGCGATCGTCACGGGGAGGACGATCCACGACGTCGCGGCGCGCACGGCGCGGTGTGGCGCGGTGTGGCGCGTGGGCGAGCACGGGACGGAGATCGCGGCGCCGGGCGGGGAGCTCGTGTACCTGGCGGACGCCCCGACCGAGGCGCTCGACGCCCTGGAGCGCGAGGCGGAGGAGGCGGTGCGGCGGGTCCCTGCGCTCGGGATCGAGCGCAAGCGCTGCTCGATCGCGCTCCACTGGCGGCTCGTCCCGGCGGAGGCTCGGCCGGCGGCGTTCGACGCGCTCGGGGCGTGGGAGGACGCGGCGGCGCGGCGGGGGTTCGTGGTCATGAGGGGGCGCAGCATCCACGAGGCCCGGGACGCCGCGCATGACAAGGGCCGCGCCCTCGCGTTCCTGCTGGCGCGGCTGCCGCCGGGGACGCTGGTGGTCTATGCGGGCGACGACACGACGGACGAGCCGGCGATCGCCCATGCCCGGGCGATCGGCGGCGTGGGCGTCTACATCGCCTCGTCCGAGCGGCCCGACACCGCGGTCGAGCCCGACCTGACGCTCGATGGGCCCAAGGCGTGGATCGCGTTCCTCGAGGCGCTCGCGGCGCGGCGCGGCGGCGTGATCGGCGAGGCGCCGCGCCTGGCCTGA
- a CDS encoding MFS transporter yields the protein MFAALSSVMGLSVGVAKVSTTLYALELGADEALLGLISGSQSVGVLLMSIPIGLLVDHLGPSRLFVLGSLVAGSLYMALPAVPSPVFLLACTTAISFFMPMRFVSLSTVFMQQLETVGEAKAGWYRGTHMVGMFLLGPMLAAGLTKALGFSGTYRLIGVSFLITVLMSPIVFGRYTARSSPRGALRLSGVRSDLALLAQDVELRSVCLIEFAAQSINSFFMFFIIPIGVAVADLTPAEASGLLAWQGVTFIFALFSLGGLVGRVGHERVYLASLVLVPSALLLLGLSRDLTPLRAGGLLLGLGLGVLQIANLTRIARIGARAGRGKVAGLQALVGPSGGLFGSTVGGLMGRSLGLQSMFLLLSVFFGVLLAVARRTPSAAGVSPTPAEPAAAE from the coding sequence ATGTTCGCGGCGCTGTCCTCGGTCATGGGCCTCAGCGTCGGCGTGGCCAAGGTGAGCACGACGCTGTATGCGCTGGAGCTCGGGGCGGACGAGGCGCTGCTCGGGCTGATCTCCGGCTCGCAGAGCGTCGGCGTGCTCCTGATGAGCATCCCCATCGGGCTCCTCGTCGACCACCTCGGGCCCTCGCGGCTGTTCGTGCTGGGGAGCCTCGTCGCCGGGTCGCTCTACATGGCCTTGCCGGCGGTCCCGTCTCCGGTGTTCCTCCTGGCCTGCACGACGGCGATCAGCTTCTTCATGCCGATGCGCTTCGTCTCGCTGAGCACCGTGTTCATGCAGCAGCTCGAGACGGTGGGGGAGGCCAAGGCCGGCTGGTACCGCGGCACCCATATGGTCGGCATGTTCCTGCTCGGCCCCATGCTCGCGGCCGGCCTCACGAAGGCGCTGGGCTTCTCGGGCACGTACCGGCTCATCGGCGTCTCGTTCCTGATCACCGTGCTCATGTCGCCGATCGTCTTCGGCCGCTATACGGCGCGGTCTTCACCTCGTGGAGCGCTGCGCCTCTCCGGCGTCCGGTCCGACCTCGCCCTGCTCGCGCAGGACGTCGAGCTGCGCAGCGTGTGCCTGATCGAGTTTGCGGCCCAGTCGATCAACTCGTTCTTCATGTTCTTCATCATCCCCATCGGCGTCGCCGTCGCCGACCTGACGCCGGCCGAGGCGTCGGGGCTCCTGGCCTGGCAGGGCGTGACCTTCATCTTCGCGCTGTTCTCGCTGGGCGGCCTCGTGGGCCGGGTGGGGCACGAGCGCGTCTACCTCGCGAGCCTGGTCCTCGTCCCGAGCGCGCTCCTCTTGCTCGGCCTCTCGCGCGATCTGACGCCGCTGCGGGCCGGCGGCCTGCTGCTCGGCCTCGGGCTCGGCGTCCTCCAGATCGCGAACCTCACCCGCATCGCCCGGATCGGCGCGCGGGCGGGGCGGGGCAAGGTGGCCGGCCTGCAGGCCCTCGTGGGGCCGTCAGGTGGCCTGTTCGGCAGCACCGTGGGCGGCCTGATGGGCCGGAGCCTGGGGCTCCAATCGATGTTCCTGCTCCTGTCCGTGTTCTTCGGCGTCCTCCTCGCCGTGGCGCGCAGGACGCCCAGCGCGGCGGGCGTGAGCCCCACGCCCGCCGAGCCCGCGGCCGCCGAGTAA
- a CDS encoding ABC transporter substrate-binding protein has translation MRELDKSSLIATTRRRLAAALCAALALAACSKVDHGNGDSAAGDYEVLELRYQGFSGMVSVPELAEDLGYLAPIKLSYVGNTISGPQDIQTVVTGDTDLGQAFNGAVIKLIAAGAPLRAVVGGYGIDAKRWAGFYVTEDSPIKSARDLIGKKVAMNTLGAHYELMLKEYLSRQGLTSAEIAQVTLVVLPPVSAEQALRQRQVEVAVLGDILRDKALERGGVRALFSDHELFGELTAGSYVMSKRFLKESPNSARKFVEAAARTIEWARSTPREEVVARLQRIIERRGRNEDASLAKYWTSLGVAGKGGLLSAGEYQIWIDWLVKDGELKPGQLKAEDLFTNELNPFAATQAQ, from the coding sequence ATGCGAGAGCTCGACAAGTCATCTTTGATCGCCACGACCCGCCGTAGGCTCGCAGCGGCCCTCTGCGCCGCGCTCGCGCTCGCGGCCTGCTCGAAGGTCGACCACGGCAACGGCGACAGCGCCGCCGGCGACTACGAGGTGCTGGAGCTGCGATATCAGGGGTTCTCGGGCATGGTCTCGGTGCCCGAGCTGGCGGAGGACCTCGGGTACCTCGCCCCCATCAAGCTGAGCTACGTCGGCAACACGATCAGCGGGCCGCAGGACATCCAGACCGTGGTCACCGGAGACACCGATCTGGGGCAGGCATTCAACGGCGCGGTGATCAAGCTGATCGCCGCCGGGGCGCCGCTCCGGGCGGTGGTGGGCGGCTACGGGATCGACGCGAAGCGGTGGGCCGGCTTCTACGTGACCGAGGACAGCCCCATCAAGTCGGCGCGGGACCTGATCGGCAAGAAGGTCGCGATGAACACGCTGGGCGCGCACTACGAGCTGATGCTGAAAGAGTACCTGTCGCGCCAGGGGCTGACGAGCGCCGAGATCGCGCAGGTCACGCTGGTGGTGCTGCCGCCGGTGAGCGCGGAGCAGGCGCTTCGGCAGAGGCAGGTGGAGGTCGCCGTCCTCGGCGACATCCTGCGCGACAAGGCGCTGGAGCGCGGCGGCGTCCGGGCCCTGTTCTCGGACCACGAGCTCTTCGGCGAGCTCACCGCCGGCAGCTACGTGATGAGCAAGCGATTCCTGAAGGAGAGCCCGAACAGCGCCCGCAAGTTCGTTGAGGCCGCGGCGCGCACCATCGAGTGGGCCCGGAGCACGCCGCGCGAGGAGGTGGTGGCCCGCCTGCAGCGCATCATCGAGCGGCGGGGCCGCAACGAGGACGCGTCGCTGGCCAAGTACTGGACGAGCCTGGGCGTCGCCGGCAAAGGGGGGCTCCTGTCGGCCGGGGAATACCAGATCTGGATTGACTGGCTTGTGAAGGACGGCGAGCTCAAGCCGGGGCAGCTCAAGGCCGAGGACCTGTTCACGAACGAGCTCAACCCGTTCGCGGCGACACAGGCGCAGTGA
- a CDS encoding response regulator: MLRWLVVEDDARLRRALHEALEARGAEVVACASVAEAHRALADGAFQGIIADVMLPDGNAVDVVERAMTCAVAPTIVAISGSASPAVSFRLAQMGVRSFLAKPLRLEELERTIDDALTRPPDLRPQVRAAVGRASIQDVEEQVRTVMVDEALARAGGNRRKAAKLLNVSRQLLQHILRRRS; the protein is encoded by the coding sequence ATGCTACGCTGGCTGGTCGTGGAGGACGACGCGAGGCTCAGGCGCGCGCTGCACGAGGCGCTCGAGGCGCGTGGCGCCGAGGTCGTCGCGTGCGCGTCGGTGGCCGAGGCGCATCGCGCGCTCGCGGATGGGGCGTTTCAAGGGATCATCGCCGACGTGATGCTCCCGGACGGGAACGCCGTCGACGTCGTGGAGCGGGCCATGACCTGCGCTGTCGCGCCGACGATCGTGGCCATCAGCGGCTCGGCGAGCCCGGCCGTCTCATTCCGGCTCGCCCAGATGGGCGTGCGCTCGTTCCTGGCGAAGCCGCTGCGCCTCGAGGAGCTGGAGCGCACGATCGACGACGCGCTGACCCGGCCGCCCGATCTCAGGCCTCAGGTGCGCGCGGCGGTGGGGCGGGCGTCGATCCAGGACGTCGAGGAGCAGGTGCGCACCGTCATGGTCGACGAGGCGCTCGCGCGCGCCGGGGGAAACCGCCGGAAGGCGGCAAAGCTCCTGAACGTCTCGCGCCAGCTGCTCCAGCACATCCTCCGGCGGCGATCGTAG
- a CDS encoding ATP-binding protein: protein MEAHSLNRAELASFPGLPSGAQLDALITREALRGERTASIARSVFCAALLARFLAVSGPPSPGAYARSLTEVPLLLGAVAASLYVWWRSRRIDASPHLILVSVGLDALLCFLALLPNVLWPWEGYPGILYVPDMAALLITVSVSAFRLLRRAVLLATAANALSALVLIVLDHVLNGSHGIFWKPPSLFFLLLLATASAALLVTMRTLRVVELGARSTLRAERAQRNLSVMLHEHHDVKTSLSAALIDTDLLRRELLRVESASAERMLRKLEQLRESIEDVASTMGHIRDRTMRELDALRATAPAEIGEATRGALRIVRRRYQAVKVDVTDRAERTAVLFAGGHDVLERVLLNLLVNACEGTGERGASSVTLDARPLGGGRVAIEVKDDGPGFHDTPSPKPGGSGQGLGFVAGMVESSGGLVLRANLPEGGAKVTIELLEAPV, encoded by the coding sequence ATGGAGGCGCATAGTCTCAACAGGGCGGAGCTGGCCAGCTTCCCAGGGCTGCCGAGCGGGGCGCAGCTCGACGCCCTCATCACGCGCGAGGCGCTGCGGGGTGAGCGCACCGCCTCCATCGCGCGGAGCGTCTTCTGCGCGGCCCTCCTCGCGCGGTTCCTCGCCGTCAGTGGTCCGCCGTCGCCAGGCGCTTACGCTCGCTCGCTCACCGAGGTTCCGCTCCTCCTCGGCGCTGTCGCCGCCTCGCTGTACGTGTGGTGGAGGAGTCGGCGAATCGATGCCTCCCCTCACCTGATCCTCGTCTCGGTCGGCCTCGACGCGCTCCTGTGCTTCCTGGCGCTGCTGCCGAACGTGCTCTGGCCCTGGGAGGGCTACCCTGGAATCTTGTACGTGCCCGATATGGCCGCGCTCCTGATCACGGTGTCCGTGAGCGCGTTCCGGCTCCTCCGCCGAGCGGTGCTCCTCGCGACGGCGGCGAACGCGCTCTCCGCGCTCGTGCTCATCGTGCTCGACCACGTGCTGAACGGCAGCCACGGCATTTTCTGGAAACCGCCGTCTCTGTTCTTCCTCCTGCTCCTGGCGACCGCCAGCGCGGCGCTCCTCGTCACGATGCGCACGCTCCGCGTCGTCGAGCTCGGGGCGCGCTCCACGCTGCGCGCCGAGCGCGCGCAGCGGAACCTGAGCGTCATGCTGCACGAACACCACGACGTGAAGACCTCGCTCTCGGCCGCCCTCATCGACACCGACCTCCTCCGGCGCGAGCTCCTTCGGGTCGAGTCCGCGAGCGCCGAGCGCATGTTGCGAAAGCTGGAGCAGCTCCGCGAGAGCATCGAGGATGTCGCGTCGACCATGGGGCACATCCGCGATCGGACGATGCGCGAGCTCGACGCGCTGCGCGCGACGGCCCCCGCCGAGATCGGCGAGGCGACCCGCGGCGCGCTCCGGATCGTCCGGCGGCGCTACCAGGCGGTGAAGGTCGACGTCACGGATCGCGCGGAGCGCACCGCGGTCCTGTTCGCGGGGGGACACGACGTGCTGGAGCGAGTGCTCCTCAACCTCCTCGTCAACGCGTGCGAGGGGACGGGCGAGCGCGGGGCGTCCAGCGTGACGCTGGACGCGCGCCCGCTGGGCGGCGGGCGGGTGGCCATCGAGGTGAAGGACGACGGCCCCGGGTTCCACGACACGCCGAGCCCGAAGCCGGGCGGCTCCGGACAGGGGCTCGGCTTCGTGGCCGGCATGGTGGAATCGAGCGGTGGGCTCGTCCTGCGCGCCAACCTCCCGGAAGGCGGCGCCAAGGTCACGATCGAGCTGCTCGAAGCGCCGGTGTGA
- a CDS encoding membrane dipeptidase, which translates to MKKNSPMTGPGLAPTSIALAAALAAAALTFAASGPASAQARRSPIFDPALNAPGRPLRGFADLHTHPMAHLGFGGHVVHGAPDVDVLMAPGTIYNPSGQGVSGSTCNEKMRRAANIAEALGTSYSTHRGHDLFKNKCGNHVRQIVLGEMAKSHGIRSFQVERPVGYPTFAHFPAHNDILHQQMWVDWIQRAKEGGLRVMVALAVNSRTLAHGIEANSPIDDRDSGNLQIEELVRFVGKHDTWMEIARSSGDLRRIVEKNKLAVIVGVELDDLGNFVWNKMSPTEAQIRAEIRRLHGLGVRYVFPVHLTDNLFGGTAAYEDEVARANRFQTGKWWDLECSHGEGITKQIQSGNDLFKLMKLGDAGGHIPLPSCKRDQGHKNRLGILPMGRVAINEMMKLGMVIDVDHMSQKMVSDVLTFTGSTPGGAYPLVSGHNGLRGSRSNENSRTNAQYMEIAARGGLAGVGLGGSDAQTFLRNAAKVAAITSGGKPLQITLGSDINGMVEMPRSPGCQAPRDQAVTVPGDAWGHPPAQLRCTGGKIDVRSARIGCLDIQTSGNLTGLVGRACNDKASCSYKAPSPDEYRRAGVRAATRTFCTQAMEIVYRCVDPAAKACVDYSSFPKARMGSRSWDYNEEGVVHIGLFPDFLKHIEALPDGEQLVDRLYNGAEGFAQMWAKAETVGRSVR; encoded by the coding sequence ATGAAGAAAAATAGCCCGATGACAGGTCCTGGGTTGGCTCCAACCTCGATTGCGCTCGCCGCTGCGCTCGCCGCGGCCGCGCTGACGTTCGCGGCCTCCGGCCCCGCGAGCGCGCAGGCGCGGCGCTCGCCGATCTTCGATCCCGCGCTGAACGCCCCCGGCCGGCCGCTGCGCGGGTTCGCCGATCTCCACACCCACCCGATGGCGCACCTCGGCTTCGGGGGGCACGTGGTCCACGGCGCTCCCGACGTCGACGTGCTCATGGCGCCGGGGACCATCTACAATCCCAGCGGTCAAGGCGTATCAGGCTCCACGTGCAACGAGAAAATGCGGCGCGCCGCCAACATCGCGGAGGCGCTGGGAACCAGCTACAGCACGCACCGAGGTCACGATTTGTTCAAAAACAAGTGCGGGAATCACGTCCGCCAGATCGTGCTCGGGGAAATGGCGAAATCGCACGGTATCCGCTCGTTCCAGGTCGAGCGCCCCGTGGGCTACCCGACGTTCGCGCACTTCCCGGCGCACAACGATATCCTGCACCAGCAGATGTGGGTCGACTGGATCCAGCGCGCGAAGGAGGGGGGCCTCCGGGTGATGGTCGCGCTGGCCGTCAATAGCCGCACGCTCGCCCACGGCATCGAAGCGAACTCACCTATCGACGACAGGGATTCGGGCAATCTCCAGATCGAGGAGCTCGTCCGCTTCGTCGGCAAGCACGACACGTGGATGGAGATCGCCCGTTCATCCGGCGATCTCCGGCGCATCGTGGAGAAGAACAAACTCGCGGTGATCGTCGGCGTCGAGCTGGACGACCTCGGCAATTTCGTGTGGAACAAGATGTCGCCCACGGAGGCCCAGATCCGCGCGGAGATCAGGCGCCTGCACGGCCTCGGCGTCCGCTACGTGTTCCCGGTCCACCTCACCGACAACCTCTTCGGCGGCACCGCCGCCTACGAGGACGAGGTGGCGCGCGCCAACCGCTTCCAGACGGGGAAATGGTGGGATCTCGAGTGCTCCCATGGAGAGGGCATCACGAAGCAGATCCAGTCGGGGAACGATCTCTTCAAGCTGATGAAGCTCGGCGACGCCGGCGGTCACATCCCGCTTCCGAGCTGCAAGCGGGATCAAGGCCACAAGAACCGGCTGGGGATCCTGCCCATGGGCCGCGTCGCCATCAACGAGATGATGAAGCTCGGGATGGTCATCGACGTCGATCACATGTCCCAGAAGATGGTGAGCGACGTGCTGACGTTCACCGGGTCGACGCCTGGCGGCGCGTATCCGCTCGTCTCGGGGCACAACGGGCTCCGCGGCTCGCGCAGCAATGAGAATAGCCGGACCAACGCGCAGTACATGGAGATCGCGGCGCGCGGCGGGCTCGCGGGCGTCGGACTCGGCGGCTCTGACGCACAGACCTTCCTGCGGAACGCAGCCAAAGTGGCGGCGATCACATCCGGCGGCAAGCCGCTCCAGATTACCCTCGGCTCGGACATCAACGGGATGGTCGAAATGCCGCGATCTCCCGGGTGCCAGGCGCCCCGGGACCAGGCGGTGACGGTGCCAGGCGACGCCTGGGGCCACCCGCCCGCGCAGCTCCGGTGCACAGGGGGCAAGATCGACGTGCGCTCCGCGCGCATCGGCTGCCTCGACATCCAGACCAGCGGAAATCTCACGGGCCTCGTCGGCCGCGCCTGCAACGACAAGGCGTCCTGCTCTTACAAGGCTCCGTCTCCGGACGAATACCGCCGCGCCGGTGTCCGGGCCGCGACGCGCACGTTCTGTACGCAGGCCATGGAGATCGTGTATCGGTGCGTTGATCCGGCCGCCAAGGCCTGCGTCGATTACTCCAGCTTCCCCAAGGCCCGGATGGGGAGCCGCTCGTGGGATTACAACGAGGAGGGGGTCGTCCACATCGGGCTCTTCCCGGACTTCCTCAAGCACATCGAGGCGCTTCCGGACGGAGAGCAGCTCGTCGACCGGCTCTATAACGGAGCCGAAGGCTTTGCGCAGATGTGGGCGAAGGCCGAGACGGTCGGCCGCTCCGTCCGCTGA
- a CDS encoding serine hydrolase domain-containing protein produces the protein MRASSLIFCGAAAAAFVGMAPSAHAQDTYPLSGVIYSLRTDTPASAGLSSALLDQAVNELEDAVDDGDINGAVLLVARRGRIVLHTAVGTRDGLNEDDPSMPSVPMPLDGIFDLESMTKPFTVFLAMRMQESGNYPGFNINNTVATYFSEFAVSSVNNKSSVTIRDLMSYVSGEDIDYFDDSNPNGLFDDADPWHSMLDAPLARPRGTKVVYSDLGFRILGHVLETVGADSLQNLMKTYIFNPLQMNDTGFQPWLNMPEKEDRFVGTAWSAARERYLRGEVQDETDYFLEGDGPDPAEHLTGCDGLFSTASDLAKFAQMMLNRGKRVYSCNPPPFGKCISTLLPAQTVFDMTTNQTGSLNLNRSAWTYSENLLYSRKGYGWEMWDAGMWPGGESTSTVAYSKTGAAGTLMVLDPEPSREMFAILLTNHGLPSFEHFTVDPVTGKMSWEDFDWMLGDIRANEVMTKVYGSLAW, from the coding sequence ATGAGAGCCAGTAGCTTGATCTTCTGTGGAGCCGCGGCCGCCGCCTTCGTCGGCATGGCGCCGTCGGCGCACGCCCAAGACACGTACCCTCTGTCGGGGGTAATCTACTCCCTCCGCACGGACACCCCGGCATCGGCGGGTCTGTCCAGCGCCCTCCTCGACCAGGCGGTCAACGAGCTGGAGGATGCGGTCGACGACGGGGATATCAACGGCGCGGTCCTCCTGGTCGCCCGCCGGGGCCGGATCGTGCTCCACACCGCCGTGGGCACGAGGGACGGCCTGAACGAGGACGATCCGAGCATGCCCTCGGTGCCGATGCCGCTCGATGGGATCTTCGATCTCGAGTCCATGACCAAGCCGTTCACCGTCTTTCTCGCGATGAGAATGCAAGAGTCCGGGAATTACCCGGGGTTCAACATCAACAACACGGTCGCGACGTATTTCTCGGAGTTCGCCGTCTCCTCGGTCAACAACAAGAGCTCTGTCACGATCAGGGATCTGATGAGCTATGTATCGGGGGAGGATATCGACTACTTCGACGACAGCAACCCGAACGGCCTCTTCGACGACGCCGACCCCTGGCACTCGATGCTCGACGCGCCGCTGGCCCGCCCGCGGGGGACGAAGGTCGTCTACAGCGATCTCGGCTTTCGGATCCTGGGCCACGTGCTGGAGACGGTCGGCGCCGACTCGCTCCAGAACCTGATGAAGACGTACATCTTCAACCCGCTGCAAATGAATGACACGGGCTTTCAGCCGTGGCTCAACATGCCGGAGAAGGAGGACCGCTTCGTCGGCACGGCGTGGTCCGCGGCGCGCGAGCGTTATCTCCGGGGCGAGGTGCAGGACGAGACCGACTACTTCCTCGAAGGGGACGGCCCGGACCCGGCCGAGCACCTCACCGGGTGCGACGGCCTGTTCTCGACCGCGAGCGATCTGGCGAAGTTCGCCCAGATGATGTTGAACCGGGGCAAGCGCGTCTACAGCTGCAACCCTCCCCCTTTCGGCAAATGCATAAGCACCCTGCTCCCTGCCCAGACCGTGTTCGACATGACCACGAACCAGACAGGCTCGCTCAATCTCAACAGGTCGGCCTGGACGTACTCCGAGAACCTGCTCTACTCGCGCAAGGGGTACGGCTGGGAGATGTGGGACGCAGGCATGTGGCCCGGCGGGGAGTCGACATCGACCGTCGCCTACAGCAAGACAGGCGCTGCAGGGACGCTCATGGTGCTCGATCCTGAGCCGAGCCGCGAGATGTTCGCGATCCTGCTCACGAACCACGGGCTGCCGAGCTTCGAGCACTTCACCGTCGACCCGGTGACGGGCAAGATGTCCTGGGAGGACTTCGACTGGATGCTCGGTGACATCCGGGCCAACGAGGTCATGACCAAGGTCTACGGGTCCCTCGCCTGGTGA